One region of Eleutherodactylus coqui strain aEleCoq1 chromosome 5, aEleCoq1.hap1, whole genome shotgun sequence genomic DNA includes:
- the PRR16 gene encoding protein Largen isoform X2: MTDSSKTDTLNSSSSSTTASSLDKVKVRANAPLISPPAHPSAVLTVLRKPNPPPPPPRLTPVKFEETQRLINSANSGRNNGVLLRNGGLPGGPVKIPNGDRCRIHNIKMDKTTGQLMTHRPEKDQTSTRERVRFSENVLYHGYCPDCDVRSEMKNRDVHHHGESINLAGKFPHHCPLSPSEMPSFPVENGGLGIANSGCQPPLKPGSQPPPTTPKPQKTILRKSTTTTV, encoded by the coding sequence ATGACAGACAGTTCAAAAACTGACACTTTGAACAGCAGTTCTAGCAGTACAACAGCTTCTAGTTTAGACAAGGTTAAAGTTCGAGCCAATGCACCCTTAATAAGTCCACCTGCACATCCATCAGCTGTGCTGACAGTACTCAGAAAGCCCAAtccaccaccacctcctcctcGGTTAACACCCGTGAAGTTTGAAGAAACACAAAGGTTAATTAACTCAGCCAACAGTGGAAGGAATAATGGAGTGTTGCTTCGCAATGGTGGTTTGCCTGGGGGACCTGTCAAAATTCCTAATGGTGACAGATGTAGAATTCATAACATCAAAATGGATAAAACGACTGGACAGCTGATGACACACAGACCAGAAAAAGATCAGACTTCAACAAGAGAACGCGTACGCTTTAGTGAAAATGTCTTATACCATGGTTATTGTCCAGACTGTGATGTTCGATCGGAAATGAAAAACAGAGATGTGCATCACCATGGAGAGTCTATCAACTTGGCAGGAAAATTCCCTCATCACTGTCCCTTATCCCCTTCAGAAATGCCATCTTTTCCTGTTGAAAATGGTGGTCTAGGAATCGCTAATAGTGGTTGTCAACCTCCTTTAAAAcctggaagtcagcctcctccaaCCACACCGAAACCTCAAAAAACTATATTGAGGAAATCAACCACTACAACTGTGTga